The following are encoded in a window of Flavobacterium sp. WC2421 genomic DNA:
- the pckA gene encoding phosphoenolpyruvate carboxykinase (ATP): MNNNTPFTQSISLKNLGIENAKIHYQLSANELHEMTLALGQGIENSTGALAINTGEFTGRSPEDRFIVKDSITENQVWWGKVNIPFEPTAFDALYKKVTTYLSNKEVFVRDSYVCADPNYRLNVRVVTETPWANLFCYNMFLRPEEQELENFKLEWTVICVPEFMADPATDGTRQSNFAILNFTKKIVLIGGTGYTGEMKKGIFSALNFILPVDKNTLPMHCSANVGDNGDTAIFFGLSGTGKTTLSADPKRKLIGDDEHGWTSENTVFNFEGGCYAKVVNLSEENEPDIFRAIRKGAILENVVFKEGTNEVDYKDVSITPNTRVSYPIYHIDNIQPGSIGKNPKNIFFLTADSFGILPPISRLTPGQAAYHFISGYTAKVAGTEAGVTEPQPNFSACFGAPFMPLHPTKYAEMLSKKIQDANVKVWLINTGWTGGAYGTGSRMKLKYTREMITAALNGELDAVDYRNHVVFGIAIPQSCPNVPSEILNPRNTWEDKDLYDKKAIELGQKFKANFAKFEEFANAEIMAGAPQI; this comes from the coding sequence ATGAATAATAACACACCGTTTACGCAATCGATTTCGCTAAAAAACTTAGGAATCGAAAACGCAAAGATTCATTATCAATTATCAGCCAACGAATTACATGAAATGACCTTAGCTTTAGGCCAAGGAATTGAAAATTCAACAGGAGCTTTAGCCATTAACACTGGAGAATTTACAGGACGCTCTCCTGAAGACCGATTTATTGTAAAAGACAGCATCACTGAGAATCAAGTTTGGTGGGGAAAAGTCAACATCCCTTTTGAGCCAACTGCGTTTGATGCTTTGTATAAAAAGGTCACAACGTATTTATCTAACAAGGAAGTTTTTGTAAGAGATTCTTATGTATGTGCAGACCCCAATTACCGTTTAAATGTAAGAGTAGTTACTGAAACACCTTGGGCCAATTTATTTTGCTACAACATGTTTTTAAGACCTGAAGAGCAAGAGTTAGAAAATTTTAAACTAGAATGGACCGTAATATGTGTTCCTGAATTTATGGCTGATCCAGCTACTGATGGAACTCGTCAAAGTAATTTTGCGATTTTAAATTTCACAAAAAAAATAGTACTTATAGGAGGAACTGGATATACTGGAGAAATGAAAAAAGGTATTTTCTCCGCATTGAATTTCATTCTCCCTGTAGATAAAAACACATTACCTATGCACTGTAGTGCTAACGTAGGTGATAATGGCGACACCGCTATTTTCTTTGGTTTATCTGGGACAGGTAAAACTACGTTATCTGCAGATCCAAAAAGAAAATTAATTGGGGATGATGAACACGGTTGGACTAGCGAAAACACAGTTTTCAATTTTGAAGGAGGTTGCTATGCCAAAGTAGTCAACTTATCCGAAGAAAATGAACCTGATATTTTTAGAGCCATTCGTAAAGGGGCTATCTTAGAAAATGTGGTTTTCAAAGAAGGAACAAATGAAGTTGATTACAAAGATGTTTCCATCACTCCTAATACAAGAGTAAGTTACCCTATTTATCATATTGATAATATCCAACCAGGATCAATAGGTAAAAATCCTAAAAACATCTTCTTCTTAACAGCGGATTCTTTTGGAATCTTACCTCCTATTTCAAGATTAACACCAGGACAGGCTGCATACCATTTTATCTCTGGATATACTGCTAAAGTAGCTGGAACCGAAGCTGGTGTAACGGAACCTCAGCCTAATTTTTCGGCTTGTTTTGGAGCGCCTTTTATGCCTTTGCATCCTACTAAATATGCAGAAATGTTAAGTAAGAAAATACAAGATGCTAATGTGAAAGTATGGTTAATCAATACTGGCTGGACAGGTGGCGCATACGGAACTGGTAGCCGCATGAAACTGAAATATACTCGCGAGATGATTACTGCCGCTCTTAATGGAGAACTAGACGCAGTCGATTATAGAAATCATGTTGTTTTTGGAATTGCAATTCCTCAATCTTGCCCTAATGTGCCTAGCGAAATATTAAACCCTAGAAACACATGGGAAGACAAAGATTTATACGATAAAAAAGCAATTGAATTGGGACAAAAATTCAAAGCTAATTTTGCCAAATTTGAAGAATTTGCCAATGCCGAAATTATGGCTGGCGCACCCCAAATATAA
- a CDS encoding DUF423 domain-containing protein: MNKKIISTGALLGMIAIILGAFGAHALKKILSADHLITFETGVRYQMYHALFLILIGTLIELSEKTKRIIYNLVISGVVLFSGSIYLLATNELTPFDFKSIGFITPIGGLLLILGWGVLLMNIINKKS, from the coding sequence ATGAATAAAAAAATAATTTCAACGGGAGCCCTTTTGGGTATGATAGCAATTATATTAGGTGCTTTTGGCGCTCATGCCCTAAAAAAAATACTATCAGCAGATCATCTTATCACTTTTGAAACCGGTGTACGCTATCAAATGTACCACGCCCTATTTTTAATCTTAATTGGGACCCTAATTGAACTAAGCGAAAAAACCAAAAGAATAATTTACAATTTGGTGATTTCTGGCGTTGTTTTATTCTCAGGATCCATTTATTTATTAGCTACAAACGAACTTACTCCTTTTGATTTTAAAAGTATTGGTTTCATAACTCCCATCGGCGGACTCCTATTAATACTGGGCTGGGGTGTCTTATTAATGAATATTATCAATAAAAAATCATAA
- a CDS encoding saccharopine dehydrogenase family protein, with protein sequence MRQILIIGAGRSASSLIQYLLNKSEKENLHLVIGDIALDLAQKKTNNHPNATAIALDIFNASQRKEAIEKADIVISMLPAHLHIEVARDCILCKKSLVTASYVSDAMQELDAAAKENNLIFMNEIGLDPGIDHMSAMKVIDEIKERGGKMLLFESFCGGLVAPESDTNRWNYKFTWAPRNVVLAGQGGAAKFIQEGAYKYIPYCNLFRRTEFLEVEGYGRFEAYSNRDSLKYRSVYGLDDVLTLYRGTIRKVGFSKAWNMFVQLGMTDDSYVLENSETMSYRQFVNAFLPYHPTDSVEIKTRLILKIDQDDIMWDKLLELDLFNDKKIVGLKNATPAQILEKILSDSWTLQPQDKDMIVMYHKFGYELNGVKQQIDSKMVCIGDDQTYTAMSKTVGLPVAMATLQILNGKITTPGVQLPINKEVYLPILKELEEYGVVFKEQTMPYFGYKPDAVF encoded by the coding sequence ATGAGACAAATTTTAATTATTGGTGCAGGTAGATCGGCATCTTCATTGATACAATATCTTTTAAATAAATCCGAGAAAGAAAACTTGCATCTTGTCATTGGTGATATAGCGTTGGATTTAGCACAAAAGAAAACGAATAATCATCCTAATGCTACGGCAATTGCTTTGGACATTTTTAATGCTAGTCAAAGGAAAGAGGCCATAGAAAAAGCAGATATAGTAATTTCGATGTTACCTGCTCATTTACATATAGAAGTGGCTAGAGATTGTATTCTATGTAAAAAGAGTTTGGTTACCGCTTCTTATGTTAGTGATGCCATGCAGGAATTGGATGCTGCAGCCAAAGAAAATAATCTTATTTTTATGAATGAAATTGGTCTTGACCCTGGGATAGACCACATGAGCGCCATGAAAGTGATTGATGAAATTAAAGAACGTGGTGGTAAAATGTTATTGTTTGAGTCTTTTTGTGGTGGCTTAGTAGCACCAGAATCAGATACGAATCGTTGGAATTATAAATTTACTTGGGCACCTCGTAATGTGGTTTTGGCTGGACAAGGTGGTGCGGCTAAATTTATTCAAGAAGGTGCTTATAAATATATACCGTATTGTAATTTATTTCGAAGAACGGAGTTTTTGGAAGTAGAAGGCTACGGTCGGTTTGAAGCGTATTCAAATAGAGACTCCTTAAAATACCGATCTGTTTATGGACTAGATGATGTACTTACATTGTATAGAGGAACGATACGTAAAGTAGGTTTTTCAAAAGCATGGAATATGTTTGTGCAGCTGGGAATGACGGATGATAGTTATGTTTTGGAAAATTCAGAAACAATGAGCTATCGTCAATTTGTCAATGCATTTTTGCCTTATCATCCCACGGATTCTGTTGAAATTAAAACCCGTTTAATTTTAAAAATAGATCAAGATGATATTATGTGGGATAAATTATTGGAGTTGGATTTATTCAATGACAAAAAAATTGTAGGTCTTAAAAATGCTACTCCTGCCCAGATTTTGGAAAAAATATTAAGTGATAGCTGGACGCTTCAACCTCAAGATAAAGACATGATTGTGATGTACCATAAATTTGGGTATGAATTGAATGGAGTAAAACAACAAATTGACTCCAAAATGGTATGTATTGGAGATGATCAAACGTATACTGCCATGTCTAAAACAGTAGGTTTGCCTGTGGCTATGGCAACTTTACAGATATTGAATGGAAAAATAACTACTCCAGGTGTGCAGTTACCTATAAATAAAGAAGTGTATTTACCTATTTTAAAAGAATTAGAAGAATATGGTGTTGTTTTCAAAGAGCAAACCATGCCTTATTTTGGGTATAAACCCGATGCCGTTTTTTAG
- a CDS encoding dipeptidase: MENIKAYVQENKDRFINELIELLKIPSVSADSAYSQDVIDTSEAVKLSLEKAGCDKVEICETDGYPIVYGEKTIDPALPTILVYGHYDVQPADPIELWTSPPFEPVIKTTDIHPEGAIFARGACDDKGQMYMHVKAFEYMIQNNNLPCNVKFMIEGEEEVGSVNLKTFVENNTEKLKNDVILISDTGMISNQQPSITTGLRGLSYVEVEITGPNRDLHSGLYGGAVANPINILAKMIASLHDENNHITIPGFYDNVEGLSLEERAEMAKAPFSLEDYKKALDLNDVYGEKGYTTNERNSIRPTLDVNGIWGGYTGEGAKTVIASKAFAKISMRLVPNQDWEQITELFTKHFISIAPAGVTVKVKPHHGGQGYVTPIDSIGYKAANMAYTETFGIPAIPVRSGGSIPIVALFEKELKSKTILMGFGLDSDAIHSPNEHFGIFNYLKGIETIPLFYKYFVELSK; the protein is encoded by the coding sequence ATGGAAAATATAAAGGCATACGTTCAAGAAAATAAAGATCGTTTTATCAACGAATTAATTGAATTGCTAAAAATACCATCTGTAAGTGCTGACTCCGCCTACTCGCAAGATGTAATAGACACTTCAGAAGCAGTAAAACTAAGTTTGGAAAAAGCAGGTTGCGATAAAGTCGAAATTTGTGAAACAGATGGCTATCCAATTGTATATGGTGAAAAAACAATTGACCCTGCATTGCCAACTATCTTAGTGTACGGACATTACGATGTTCAACCAGCAGATCCAATTGAATTATGGACCTCGCCTCCATTCGAGCCCGTTATAAAAACGACCGATATTCATCCTGAAGGAGCCATTTTTGCACGTGGTGCTTGTGATGATAAAGGTCAAATGTACATGCACGTAAAAGCTTTTGAATACATGATTCAAAACAACAACTTGCCATGTAACGTGAAATTCATGATTGAAGGCGAAGAAGAAGTAGGTAGTGTAAACCTAAAAACATTTGTAGAAAACAATACCGAGAAACTAAAAAACGACGTCATTCTTATTTCTGATACAGGAATGATTTCTAATCAACAACCTTCTATCACCACTGGACTTCGTGGTTTAAGCTATGTCGAAGTAGAAATTACAGGGCCAAACCGCGATTTACATTCTGGACTTTATGGAGGTGCCGTTGCAAATCCAATTAATATTTTGGCCAAAATGATTGCGTCCCTTCATGACGAAAACAATCACATTACTATTCCAGGATTTTATGACAATGTAGAAGGGTTGTCACTAGAAGAAAGAGCTGAGATGGCCAAAGCGCCTTTTAGCTTAGAAGATTATAAAAAAGCACTAGACCTAAATGACGTTTATGGTGAAAAAGGATACACAACAAATGAAAGAAATTCCATTCGTCCTACGCTTGACGTAAACGGAATCTGGGGTGGTTACACTGGAGAAGGTGCAAAAACCGTTATCGCAAGCAAGGCTTTTGCCAAAATCTCTATGCGATTAGTTCCTAACCAAGACTGGGAACAAATCACAGAATTGTTTACCAAGCATTTTATTAGCATTGCTCCTGCTGGCGTTACCGTAAAGGTAAAACCGCATCATGGAGGTCAAGGATACGTAACACCTATTGACAGCATAGGTTATAAAGCTGCTAATATGGCATACACGGAAACTTTTGGAATTCCTGCGATTCCCGTTCGTTCAGGAGGAAGTATTCCTATCGTTGCCTTATTTGAGAAAGAATTAAAAAGCAAAACCATCTTGATGGGATTTGGTTTAGACAGCGATGCCATTCACTCTCCTAACGAGCATTTTGGGATTTTCAATTACTTAAAAGGGATTGAAACTATTCCGTTATTTTACAAATATTTCGTGGAGCTTAGCAAATAA
- the chrA gene encoding chromate efflux transporter, translating into MSEKNSLKEIGKLFLKLGVIGFGGPAAHIAMMRQEVVIKKQWLTEQHFLDLIGATSLIPVPNSTEMAIHIGRERGGVKGLIIAGVCFILPAVLITGVFAYFYKEYGQQPEAQAFLYGIKPAIIAIILAAIYPLAKKSVKTKELALIGILTLVLSLLKINEIYLLFGAGLVALLYSKIKSPQTFNIIPLTLFQVTKTTIVTATNWNLFLIFLKIGAILYGSGYVLFAFLDTELVSTGIISRAILVDAIAIGQFTPGPVFSSVTFIGYQINGFVGAAIATIAIFIPSFLFVALLNPLVKKLRASPSISIFLDAVNVASVAIIVAICWQMGSDSILDWRTLLIAITSVIVTFGFPKVNSAFIVIYGALAGYLLLFMG; encoded by the coding sequence ATGAGTGAAAAAAACTCTTTAAAAGAAATTGGTAAATTATTTTTAAAATTAGGCGTAATTGGCTTTGGAGGTCCTGCAGCTCATATTGCCATGATGCGACAAGAAGTGGTAATAAAAAAACAGTGGCTGACTGAACAACACTTCTTAGACCTTATAGGAGCTACCAGTTTAATTCCTGTTCCCAATAGTACCGAAATGGCTATTCATATTGGTCGTGAAAGAGGAGGTGTAAAAGGATTAATTATTGCTGGCGTATGCTTTATTTTGCCCGCAGTGCTAATCACTGGAGTTTTTGCCTATTTCTACAAAGAATACGGGCAACAACCCGAAGCCCAAGCCTTTTTATATGGAATCAAACCAGCGATTATTGCTATAATTCTAGCAGCTATCTATCCTTTAGCTAAGAAATCAGTAAAAACGAAAGAACTGGCTCTCATTGGAATCCTAACATTGGTTTTATCGCTATTGAAAATTAATGAAATCTACTTACTTTTTGGAGCTGGATTAGTAGCTTTGTTGTATTCTAAAATCAAAAGTCCACAAACATTCAACATAATTCCGCTTACATTATTTCAAGTTACAAAAACGACTATAGTAACAGCAACCAACTGGAATCTATTTTTGATATTTTTAAAAATTGGGGCTATCTTATACGGAAGTGGCTATGTTCTTTTTGCTTTTCTAGATACCGAATTAGTTTCAACTGGCATTATATCAAGAGCAATCTTAGTAGACGCCATAGCAATTGGTCAATTTACGCCTGGACCCGTTTTTTCATCAGTTACTTTCATTGGATATCAAATTAATGGTTTTGTAGGCGCTGCTATAGCAACAATAGCCATCTTTATTCCCTCCTTCTTATTTGTAGCTTTGTTAAACCCATTGGTTAAAAAACTTCGGGCTTCACCTTCCATTTCTATTTTTCTTGATGCAGTTAATGTTGCTTCTGTTGCTATTATTGTAGCAATCTGTTGGCAAATGGGCAGCGATTCCATTTTAGACTGGCGCACCTTACTTATCGCCATAACCAGCGTTATAGTAACATTTGGCTTTCCGAAAGTCAATAGTGCCTTTATTGTAATTTATGGCGCACTAGCGGGATATTTATTATTGTTTATGGGGTAA
- a CDS encoding nuclear transport factor 2 family protein, which translates to MTPEKLQSIAFKWFETFNNKELEKLLALYDDDAVHFSPKLKIQQPETNGFVSGKEALRQWWQGAFDRLPSLNYKVTSLTANGDRVFMEYIRTVDNEEEMLIAEVLDIRNDKIVASRVYHG; encoded by the coding sequence ATGACACCCGAAAAACTACAATCAATCGCCTTTAAATGGTTTGAGACTTTTAATAATAAAGAATTAGAAAAACTGTTGGCACTATATGATGATGATGCGGTTCATTTTAGCCCAAAACTAAAAATACAACAACCAGAGACTAATGGTTTTGTATCAGGGAAAGAGGCTTTGCGCCAATGGTGGCAAGGAGCATTTGACCGATTGCCTAGTTTAAACTATAAAGTAACCTCACTTACTGCCAATGGCGATCGTGTTTTTATGGAATACATACGAACAGTAGATAACGAAGAGGAAATGCTTATTGCGGAAGTACTTGATATTAGAAACGATAAAATTGTAGCTTCAAGAGTCTATCACGGATAA
- a CDS encoding pseudouridine synthase, giving the protein MNNKEGNNKKSGARPTSSRPSSNKPKPAMQKRAQGPKKVKVNTKVAEVVSDKVEKKPNQAPKRPKVKDEIRLNKYIANSGACSRRDADIYIQSGTVKVNGIAVTEMGYMVKPGDVVNFDGVKLTPEKKVYILLNKPKNFTTALDEGQEFRNVLELVKGSTTSKIGAVGRMDKNTTGLLLFTNDTDMIRKFTLPSQKSSKIYQVSLDKNLKFEDLEKINKGLVLDGHRVFVEDVSYIEGEAKSEIGLKLRSSNVKVVRSIFEHFSYDVLRIDRVSFAGLTKKNLPRGNWRLLTEQEIINLKNV; this is encoded by the coding sequence ATGAATAATAAGGAAGGCAATAATAAAAAAAGCGGTGCTAGACCTACGAGTTCTAGACCTAGCTCTAATAAGCCAAAACCTGCGATGCAAAAAAGGGCACAAGGTCCTAAAAAAGTAAAGGTAAATACTAAGGTTGCTGAAGTCGTTTCGGATAAAGTAGAGAAAAAACCGAATCAGGCTCCAAAGAGACCTAAGGTAAAAGATGAAATTCGTTTGAATAAATATATCGCCAATTCTGGTGCTTGCTCACGTCGTGATGCTGATATTTACATTCAATCAGGTACTGTGAAAGTAAATGGAATTGCCGTTACCGAAATGGGATATATGGTAAAACCAGGTGACGTTGTTAACTTTGACGGGGTAAAATTAACTCCAGAGAAAAAAGTATACATCTTATTGAACAAGCCTAAAAACTTCACGACAGCTCTTGACGAAGGTCAAGAATTTCGTAATGTTTTGGAACTGGTAAAAGGTTCTACAACTTCAAAAATTGGAGCTGTAGGGAGAATGGATAAAAATACGACTGGTCTATTATTGTTTACCAATGACACAGACATGATTCGTAAATTTACTTTACCTAGTCAAAAATCATCAAAAATTTATCAAGTTTCTCTTGACAAAAACTTAAAATTTGAAGATTTAGAAAAAATCAACAAAGGACTAGTACTGGATGGACACCGTGTTTTTGTAGAAGACGTAAGTTATATTGAAGGAGAAGCAAAAAGCGAAATAGGTTTAAAACTGAGATCATCAAATGTAAAAGTAGTTCGTTCTATATTTGAACATTTTAGTTATGATGTTTTAAGAATTGACCGTGTTTCATTTGCAGGTTTGACAAAGAAAAACTTACCAAGAGGAAACTGGAGATTACTTACGGAACAAGAAATAATCAATTTAAAGAACGTTTAA
- a CDS encoding geranylgeranylglycerol-phosphate geranylgeranyltransferase: MALSRKYKLLLMKIVSLFSVVRGYNIPIIILAQYLSAIFILAPEKRAIAILLDFNLFLLVFASAITIASGYIINNFYDSQKDLINRPNKSMLDRLVSQSTKLKVYFALNFLAVLLAIFASWQAFIFFSGYIFLIWFYSHKIKKYAVVGNLTATVMAVIPFFAILLHYYYNLSFEEIENYKGHFAVIFAHACFLFLLLLIREMIKDLENLKGDLANDYQTIPIRFGETVSKKIITVLTLLTIFPVYVLVDIYDVGYMDIYFYCCFIILIFFILYLWKSNKKEQYLLLHNVLKFLIVAGVFCIVLINPSVLWNGKKLLLLI; the protein is encoded by the coding sequence ATGGCATTAAGCAGAAAGTATAAGCTTTTATTAATGAAGATAGTCAGTTTATTCTCAGTAGTAAGAGGATATAATATCCCTATCATTATACTAGCGCAGTATCTTTCGGCAATTTTTATTCTGGCACCAGAGAAAAGAGCCATTGCTATTCTATTGGATTTTAATTTGTTTTTACTCGTATTTGCATCTGCTATTACCATTGCTTCCGGCTATATTATCAATAATTTTTATGACAGCCAAAAAGATCTAATCAACCGTCCTAACAAATCAATGCTAGACAGATTAGTTAGTCAATCCACAAAACTAAAAGTTTATTTTGCATTAAACTTTTTAGCTGTATTGTTAGCCATATTTGCTTCTTGGCAAGCATTTATATTCTTTTCAGGATACATTTTTCTAATTTGGTTTTACTCTCATAAAATTAAAAAATATGCGGTTGTAGGCAATCTAACTGCTACAGTAATGGCTGTCATTCCATTTTTTGCCATTTTACTGCATTATTATTACAACCTCAGTTTTGAAGAGATTGAAAATTACAAAGGCCATTTTGCTGTAATTTTTGCACATGCTTGCTTTTTATTTTTACTATTACTTATTCGAGAAATGATTAAGGATTTAGAAAATTTAAAAGGAGATTTGGCTAATGATTACCAAACCATCCCAATTCGTTTTGGAGAAACGGTTTCTAAAAAGATAATTACTGTTTTGACACTTTTAACTATTTTTCCAGTTTACGTTTTAGTAGACATCTACGACGTTGGTTATATGGATATTTACTTTTATTGTTGTTTTATTATTCTAATTTTCTTCATACTATACCTGTGGAAATCTAATAAAAAAGAACAGTATTTATTACTTCATAATGTTTTGAAATTCCTAATTGTTGCCGGTGTTTTTTGTATTGTATTGATTAATCCATCTGTATTATGGAATGGTAAAAAGTTATTATTACTTATTTAA
- a CDS encoding mevalonate kinase, whose protein sequence is MKGPLFYSKILLFGEYGIIRDSKGLSIPYNFYNGALKRNENPSAEAIASNASLNRFAVYLEALQQEQPTLVTFDLATLKQDIETGMYFDSSIPQGYGVGSSGALVAAIYDKYAQDKITVLENLTREKLLQLKNIFSQMESFFHGKSSGLDPLNSYLSIPILINSKDNIEATGIPNQSFDGKGAVFLLDSGIVGETAPMVNIFMENLKDKGFRTMLKNQFVKYTDACVENFLGGDMKSLFMNTKKLSKVVLNNFKPMIPEQFHAIWQKGIDTNDYYLKLCGSGGGGYILGFTEDLERAKASLQDYKLEVVYQF, encoded by the coding sequence ATGAAAGGACCATTATTTTACTCAAAAATATTACTCTTTGGAGAATACGGAATTATTCGTGACTCTAAGGGTTTGTCTATTCCTTATAATTTTTATAATGGAGCATTGAAAAGAAATGAAAATCCTTCGGCAGAAGCAATTGCATCAAATGCCAGCTTAAACCGTTTTGCTGTGTATCTTGAAGCTTTACAACAAGAACAACCTACTCTTGTAACATTTGACCTAGCTACTTTGAAGCAAGATATCGAAACAGGAATGTACTTTGACTCTAGTATCCCGCAAGGATACGGTGTAGGAAGTAGTGGAGCGCTTGTAGCAGCTATTTACGATAAATATGCGCAAGATAAAATCACTGTTCTTGAAAATTTGACACGTGAAAAACTTTTGCAATTAAAAAATATATTTTCTCAAATGGAGAGTTTTTTCCACGGAAAAAGTTCTGGTTTAGATCCTTTAAACAGCTATTTGAGTATTCCTATTTTAATAAACTCCAAAGACAACATTGAAGCAACTGGAATCCCAAATCAAAGTTTTGACGGGAAAGGAGCTGTATTTCTGCTGGACTCAGGAATTGTAGGAGAAACGGCACCTATGGTTAATATCTTTATGGAGAACCTAAAAGACAAAGGATTCCGTACGATGTTGAAAAATCAGTTTGTAAAATATACTGACGCTTGTGTAGAGAATTTCTTGGGTGGTGACATGAAATCTTTGTTCATGAATACTAAAAAATTATCAAAAGTAGTTTTGAATAACTTCAAACCTATGATTCCAGAGCAATTTCATGCCATTTGGCAAAAAGGAATTGACACCAATGATTATTATTTAAAATTATGTGGTTCTGGTGGAGGCGGTTATATTCTAGGTTTTACCGAAGATTTAGAACGCGCCAAAGCATCTTTACAAGATTATAAATTAGAAGTGGTCTATCAATTCTAA